The Endozoicomonas montiporae CL-33 genome contains a region encoding:
- a CDS encoding FAD-binding oxidoreductase, whose amino-acid sequence MPRPTYPVTLINRHTLSSNTIQLDFQVDGEFDFIAGQFVQFMIDHDGKTHKRSYSIANSPEAFRADGHLEIAISLVKGGLASELFSQADLGLKLDMAGPFGILTAPADHSGQIVLAGTGTGLAPYRSMLPTLISMADNGIPVTVIMGVRHRSDLIYEQAFRDAAKQHSNLDYQVCISRETDVDENINEFNGYVQERFEHLNLDTGSDLVYLCGNPNMIDDAAKVLLDMGFGVRQVKREKYVYSGH is encoded by the coding sequence ATGCCACGCCCTACCTACCCGGTGACCCTGATCAATCGACACACTCTCAGTAGCAATACCATTCAGCTGGATTTTCAGGTGGACGGTGAATTTGATTTTATCGCCGGGCAGTTTGTGCAGTTTATGATTGATCACGATGGGAAGACTCATAAACGCAGTTACAGTATTGCCAACTCACCAGAAGCTTTTCGCGCCGACGGTCATCTTGAAATTGCCATCAGCCTTGTTAAAGGCGGGCTGGCATCGGAACTGTTCAGTCAGGCAGACCTTGGATTAAAGCTGGATATGGCAGGTCCCTTTGGCATTCTGACGGCTCCGGCAGATCATTCCGGACAGATTGTGCTGGCTGGCACCGGTACTGGTCTGGCACCTTACCGGTCTATGCTGCCCACACTGATATCAATGGCAGACAACGGTATTCCCGTCACCGTTATTATGGGTGTCCGGCATCGTTCCGACCTGATCTATGAACAGGCTTTCAGAGACGCTGCCAAACAGCACTCGAACCTTGATTATCAGGTTTGTATAAGCCGGGAAACGGATGTTGATGAAAACATTAATGAGTTCAACGGCTATGTTCAGGAGCGCTTCGAGCATCTGAATCTGGATACCGGATCAGACCTTGTTTACTTGTGTGGCAACCCGAATATGATCGACGATGCCGCCAAAGTGCTGCTTGATATGGGTTTTGGAGTCAGGCAGGTCAAACGGGAAAAATATGTGTATTCCGGGCATTAA
- a CDS encoding DedA family protein, whose translation MPVESSAILTLAKAGGKRYAADTTNKIPVVMELSYFDSIHAWLEIHHIWLGPVIAIAAFLETLVVVGFLLPGVAILFALGALAGGGLLGIVPVFLWAFLGAALGDAVSYQLGYHYHDRVRGWWPFSKHADWLNKGERFVRRFGVMSIALGRFVGPIRPVVPVVAGMLNMSPRQFYITNLLSSVPWAVVYLTPGYLAGSAVELDKIKNIPDWGWWTIGVSCLVLGLVVWLIKAFRKKY comes from the coding sequence TTGCCTGTTGAAAGTTCAGCGATTTTAACTTTGGCAAAAGCGGGCGGCAAACGTTATGCTGCCGACACGACGAATAAGATTCCGGTTGTTATGGAACTAAGCTATTTTGACAGCATTCATGCCTGGCTGGAGATACACCATATCTGGCTGGGGCCAGTGATTGCCATTGCAGCATTTCTGGAAACGCTGGTGGTGGTCGGTTTTCTGCTTCCCGGTGTCGCTATTCTTTTTGCGCTGGGAGCTTTGGCTGGCGGCGGATTGCTGGGCATAGTACCGGTTTTTCTGTGGGCTTTTCTGGGGGCGGCTCTGGGCGATGCCGTCAGCTACCAGCTTGGATACCACTACCATGACCGGGTGAGGGGCTGGTGGCCATTCAGTAAACATGCCGACTGGCTGAACAAGGGCGAGCGTTTTGTTCGACGGTTTGGAGTGATGAGCATTGCTCTCGGGCGCTTTGTAGGGCCTATTCGTCCGGTGGTTCCCGTAGTCGCGGGAATGCTGAATATGTCGCCCAGACAGTTTTATATTACTAACTTATTGTCGTCTGTTCCCTGGGCTGTAGTGTACCTGACGCCCGGTTATCTTGCAGGCTCTGCAGTTGAGCTAGACAAAATCAAAAACATACCGGACTGGGGCTGGTGGACAATAGGCGTCTCATGTCTTGTTTTAGGTCTGGTCGTCTGGCTGATTAAAGCGTTCAGGAAAAAGTATTGA
- the hrpB gene encoding ATP-dependent helicase HrpB, translating to MSFELPELPVSDVLAELSSTLKTQDRVILQAPTGAGKTTLVPLHLLQQNPEGKILMLEPRRIAASSAATRMAELLHEPVGKTVGYRMQLENRTSRDTRVEVVTEGVLTRMIQEDPELQGISTIIFDEFHERSLQADLGLALTLQSQDHYRETPLKLLIMSATLQAGELSKALDAPVVISEGFSYPVAIHYLSRPLADRNFYNICREVSNTVAKALREESGSILVFLPGAGEIRQVQSLLEQSLLEDSISSESVDLRPLFGELSLAQQRAAIQPAPSGRRKVVLATNIAETSLTIEGIRIVVDSGLTRRAVYDPGMGMTRLETRRLSISSADQRKGRAGRLEDGVCYRLWTESEHQRLEHHETAEIAEADLAPLALELCSWGCSDSNELFWLTKPNAGRYQEALALLEQLEAITKTSSGHLQITPEGLQMAALGTHPRIAHMLLRAAERGYLRIGSQLAAILSERDLLGSAKERSANIHHRLALFQSAASQKNSKGALFRAQQLIKRWESRLKKQAATPVEPDNDTAGRLLMAAYPDRIAQRRGNTSNYLLRSGQGVELSPEDPLASEDFLVVPALGGASHHRNAKVFMACAIDKAVIYDECLTDIEEHQETRWDSKAERGVAARQDRLGALVLEYQNIPNPDPEMIKQALLDGIRQKGLQSLPWDKASIQLRERLVFLNRFNDRMNEPLPDSNEQALLDTMETWLTPYLDGMTRLEHLKKLNLREALVSRLSWPQQQLLDQEAPERWQAPSGSNIRVNYSNPDEPKVSLRLQELFGLLETPVIAFHQQPLTIEMLSPAQRPVQITCDLASFWANTYQEVKKDLKGRYPKHYWPDDPYTATATHRVRPKG from the coding sequence ATGTCGTTCGAACTACCTGAACTGCCAGTGTCTGACGTACTGGCAGAACTGTCTTCTACCCTTAAGACCCAAGACAGAGTCATTCTTCAGGCACCTACGGGTGCCGGTAAAACCACCCTGGTGCCTTTGCATTTGCTGCAGCAAAACCCTGAAGGCAAAATCCTGATGCTGGAACCCCGTCGTATTGCGGCATCCTCTGCCGCAACAAGAATGGCGGAACTGCTGCATGAGCCGGTGGGAAAAACTGTTGGCTATCGTATGCAGCTGGAAAACCGAACCAGCCGCGATACCCGCGTAGAAGTGGTCACAGAAGGCGTTCTGACCCGGATGATTCAGGAAGATCCTGAGCTGCAGGGCATCAGTACAATTATTTTTGACGAATTTCACGAACGCTCTCTGCAGGCCGATCTTGGACTGGCACTGACGCTGCAAAGTCAGGATCATTATCGCGAGACACCCCTGAAACTGCTGATTATGTCTGCAACTCTTCAGGCTGGTGAATTAAGTAAAGCGCTCGATGCGCCTGTCGTCATCTCTGAAGGCTTCAGCTATCCAGTTGCCATCCATTATCTGAGCCGGCCTCTGGCAGATCGCAACTTTTACAACATCTGTCGAGAGGTGAGCAATACGGTTGCAAAAGCTTTGCGCGAAGAATCAGGCTCCATTCTCGTATTTCTACCCGGAGCCGGTGAAATCCGTCAGGTGCAAAGTCTATTGGAACAAAGCCTGTTGGAAGACAGTATTTCATCGGAATCGGTTGACCTGCGCCCACTGTTCGGAGAACTGTCACTGGCTCAACAAAGAGCCGCCATACAGCCTGCACCGTCAGGGCGACGCAAGGTAGTGCTGGCCACCAATATTGCCGAAACCAGCCTGACCATTGAAGGTATTCGTATCGTTGTGGATTCCGGCCTTACCCGACGCGCGGTTTACGATCCGGGCATGGGAATGACACGACTGGAAACCCGTCGCCTGAGCATCAGCAGTGCCGACCAGCGTAAAGGTCGAGCCGGACGACTGGAAGACGGTGTGTGCTATCGCCTCTGGACCGAGTCCGAACACCAGCGACTGGAACATCATGAAACCGCCGAGATTGCCGAAGCGGATCTGGCACCACTGGCACTGGAACTGTGCAGCTGGGGTTGTAGTGACAGTAATGAACTGTTCTGGCTGACAAAGCCTAATGCCGGTCGTTATCAGGAAGCACTGGCACTGTTAGAACAGCTGGAAGCCATTACCAAAACATCGTCAGGTCATCTGCAGATCACCCCTGAGGGATTGCAAATGGCAGCTCTTGGCACACACCCACGCATTGCTCATATGTTATTAAGAGCTGCTGAACGCGGTTATCTGCGTATAGGCAGCCAGCTGGCCGCGATTTTATCAGAACGGGATCTGCTGGGTTCAGCCAAAGAACGGTCTGCCAACATTCATCACCGGTTGGCACTGTTTCAGTCGGCAGCTTCACAAAAAAACAGCAAAGGTGCTTTGTTTCGTGCGCAACAGCTAATTAAACGTTGGGAAAGTCGCTTGAAAAAACAAGCAGCAACCCCTGTTGAACCAGACAATGACACCGCTGGTCGTTTATTAATGGCCGCTTACCCTGACCGCATCGCCCAACGCCGAGGCAACACCAGCAACTACCTGCTCCGATCCGGTCAGGGTGTGGAGCTGTCTCCGGAAGACCCCCTTGCCTCCGAGGACTTTCTGGTGGTTCCGGCACTAGGTGGAGCCAGCCACCATCGCAATGCAAAAGTCTTTATGGCCTGCGCCATTGATAAAGCCGTTATATACGACGAGTGCCTTACCGATATAGAAGAGCATCAGGAAACCCGCTGGGACAGCAAAGCCGAACGGGGTGTTGCTGCCCGGCAGGATCGTCTGGGAGCATTGGTGCTGGAATACCAGAACATACCGAACCCTGATCCTGAAATGATCAAACAGGCATTGCTGGATGGTATCCGACAAAAAGGATTGCAAAGCCTGCCCTGGGATAAAGCATCCATACAACTCAGGGAACGACTGGTCTTTTTAAATCGCTTTAATGACCGGATGAATGAGCCACTGCCCGACAGTAATGAACAGGCTCTGCTCGATACCATGGAAACCTGGCTGACACCCTATCTGGACGGCATGACCCGACTGGAACACTTAAAGAAGTTAAATCTTCGTGAAGCACTGGTCAGTCGCTTAAGCTGGCCTCAGCAACAGCTGCTTGATCAGGAAGCTCCTGAGCGCTGGCAGGCACCCAGTGGTTCCAACATTCGGGTGAATTACAGCAATCCGGATGAGCCTAAAGTATCGCTGCGTCTACAGGAGTTGTTTGGCCTGCTGGAAACTCCGGTCATTGCATTTCATCAACAACCGTTGACCATTGAAATGCTTTCACCGGCGCAACGACCGGTGCAGATTACCTGCGACCTTGCCAGTTTCTGGGCAAACACGTATCAGGAAGTGAAGAAGGATTTGAAAGGGCGCTATCCGAAACATTACTGGCCTGATGATCCTTATACCGCAACTGCCACACACAGGGTTCGCCCGAAAGGCTAG
- a CDS encoding SDR family oxidoreductase: MRVLVLGKTGQIGHELCKLLDSKDITYDAPDRSELDICDAVQLQSCLKHYQPTIVVNAAAYNNPVMAENEPSRCFAVNRDAVAELADLCNRMNIILIHASSYRVFDGEKQEPYSEKDPTNPIGVLGTSRLQAEQQIRERCPEHIILRLSWVISDRRPNLLRRQAEQMVKHREVYVTPDQLGCPTPASDVARVIVAVLQQVNCGAKAWGTYHYCASEPVSESGFAEIMIAEASQFWELKVRKLIMAKMDSREGFKPPANATFHCTKILNTFGVHARPWRNALSDIIRLYHEEQKNN; encoded by the coding sequence ATGAGAGTACTGGTTCTCGGTAAAACCGGTCAGATAGGCCATGAACTGTGCAAACTGCTGGACAGCAAAGACATCACCTATGACGCTCCTGACCGGAGTGAGCTGGATATCTGTGATGCTGTACAACTGCAATCCTGTCTGAAACATTATCAACCCACCATTGTTGTAAACGCTGCAGCGTACAACAACCCTGTCATGGCCGAGAACGAACCCTCCCGATGCTTTGCTGTTAATCGCGACGCGGTGGCAGAACTGGCCGACCTGTGTAACCGCATGAACATCATTCTGATCCATGCCTCCAGTTACCGGGTATTCGATGGTGAAAAGCAGGAACCCTACTCTGAAAAAGACCCGACCAATCCCATTGGAGTACTGGGTACCAGTCGTCTACAAGCGGAACAGCAAATACGGGAACGCTGTCCGGAACATATTATTCTGCGCCTGTCCTGGGTGATCAGCGACCGTCGGCCAAACCTGTTGCGTCGTCAGGCAGAACAAATGGTTAAACACCGGGAAGTCTATGTAACCCCTGATCAGCTCGGCTGCCCAACCCCCGCCAGTGATGTCGCCAGAGTGATCGTCGCCGTCCTGCAGCAGGTTAACTGCGGTGCCAAAGCCTGGGGGACTTATCACTACTGCGCTTCCGAACCGGTGTCCGAAAGCGGCTTTGCTGAAATCATGATTGCCGAAGCCTCCCAGTTCTGGGAACTCAAGGTTCGCAAACTGATTATGGCTAAAATGGACTCCCGCGAAGGGTTCAAACCACCTGCCAACGCCACTTTTCACTGTACTAAAATTCTGAACACCTTCGGGGTTCATGCCCGACCATGGCGTAACGCCCTTTCAGACATCATCCGCCTCTACCACGAAGAGCAGAAAAACAACTGA
- a CDS encoding response regulator: MSWFKMYLAEHSTESPEDSERILLVDDNPTNLQVLLQTLNGRGYKLLIAKNGESALRIAHKAKPALVLLDIMMPGMDGYEVCRQLKEDPATSKITVIFLSALDDTKDKVRGLETGAVDFISKPFQAEEVIARVETQLKIHRLEQALSARNRQLEADKANILESMNEGIFGLDSRGHITFANAAAASMLGWSIDNLIGQGLIAMMLGEAGDGARSQNLAPIQVALNKGVSKAVEDTLFWHKDGTSFPVYYSCTPILEEDKITGAVVVFRDITERKRNQEALQKALDELDQQKDKLTHVSRLSTMGEMAAGFAHEVNQPLTAISNYAQVAKRMMTRLEHKDDPMYDSIYEAMDKINTQARRAGEIIARIRSFVKKPDHVLSSVDPHKLLSDTVKLAEVDARNNHMEIHMDVPVDLPAVKVDPVQIQQVALNLIRNGMEAMCDSENRHIGVWVKAEPFEERFVKVSVIDRGYGLADDAEEKLFTPFYTTKSDGMGIGLSVCHSIIQSHNGRMSFQRHPEGGTIFEFTMPVVD; this comes from the coding sequence TTGAGCTGGTTTAAGATGTATCTGGCAGAACATTCTACAGAATCCCCGGAAGATTCAGAGCGTATTCTTCTGGTTGACGATAACCCCACCAATTTACAGGTGTTGTTACAAACCCTGAACGGTCGCGGCTATAAATTGCTGATTGCCAAGAATGGTGAAAGCGCTTTGCGCATTGCCCATAAAGCCAAACCTGCACTGGTGTTGTTGGATATTATGATGCCGGGCATGGACGGCTACGAGGTTTGCCGACAGCTGAAGGAAGATCCGGCCACCAGTAAAATAACGGTCATTTTCCTGTCCGCTCTGGATGACACCAAGGATAAGGTGCGTGGTCTGGAAACCGGTGCTGTTGATTTCATTTCCAAGCCGTTTCAGGCAGAAGAAGTCATTGCCCGGGTTGAGACTCAGCTGAAAATTCATCGCCTGGAACAGGCTTTATCTGCCCGTAACCGTCAGCTGGAAGCAGACAAGGCCAATATCCTGGAAAGCATGAACGAAGGGATATTTGGCCTCGACAGCCGGGGTCACATTACCTTCGCGAATGCCGCTGCTGCCAGTATGTTGGGCTGGTCCATTGATAACCTGATTGGTCAGGGGCTGATTGCCATGATGCTCGGTGAGGCAGGTGACGGGGCTCGCAGCCAGAACCTTGCCCCGATTCAGGTGGCGTTGAATAAAGGTGTCAGTAAAGCGGTGGAAGATACCTTGTTCTGGCACAAGGATGGCACTTCCTTTCCGGTTTATTACTCGTGCACGCCCATTCTGGAAGAGGACAAAATCACCGGTGCGGTAGTGGTTTTTCGAGACATTACCGAGCGCAAGCGTAATCAGGAAGCGTTGCAGAAAGCTCTGGATGAACTGGATCAGCAGAAAGACAAACTGACCCATGTTTCCCGCCTGAGCACGATGGGTGAAATGGCTGCAGGTTTTGCCCACGAAGTGAATCAGCCACTGACGGCGATTTCCAACTATGCACAGGTTGCCAAACGTATGATGACTCGTCTGGAGCACAAAGATGATCCTATGTACGATTCCATCTACGAAGCGATGGATAAAATCAACACTCAGGCACGTCGGGCGGGTGAAATCATTGCTCGTATCCGCTCCTTCGTGAAGAAACCGGATCATGTACTCAGTAGTGTTGATCCGCACAAACTGTTGAGTGATACCGTCAAACTGGCAGAGGTGGATGCCCGCAATAACCATATGGAAATCCATATGGATGTGCCTGTCGATTTGCCTGCGGTCAAGGTGGATCCTGTGCAGATTCAGCAGGTGGCGCTGAACCTGATTCGCAATGGTATGGAAGCGATGTGCGACTCTGAAAATCGCCACATTGGTGTGTGGGTGAAGGCAGAGCCGTTTGAGGAGCGTTTTGTAAAAGTGTCAGTCATTGACCGGGGCTATGGACTGGCGGACGATGCTGAAGAAAAGCTGTTCACGCCTTTCTATACCACCAAGTCTGATGGAATGGGCATTGGTTTGTCTGTCTGTCATTCGATTATCCAATCTCACAATGGTCGCATGAGTTTCCAGCGCCATCCGGAAGGTGGGACGATTTTTGAGTTCACTATGCCGGTGGTTGACTAA